In Candidatus Omnitrophota bacterium, the genomic stretch CCTCAAGGCAAGGCCGAGAGCTGCTGTAGTTTTACCTTTTCCTTCTCCGGTATAAATTTGTATCAATTGATTTACCTCTTAAGCTTTATATCCATGTTTGCCGATTAACGGGACAAAAACACAAGGGCAGATACTGGTGTAGTTAAGCCCGTCTTCTTGTCTTTCAACGAGAGTTAACATTTGGCTGAAACTTTCACCAAGGGGTAGTATCAGCTTTCCGCCATCTTTTTTTAGTTGTTCAGTTAAGGGAAGCGGAACTCTTGGGCTTGCCGCCGTTATAATAATACAGTCAAATGGCGATTCTTCTTTCCATCCAAGGGTTCCATCGCCGATTTTAAACTTAATATTCGTGTAATTTAATTCGCGTAAAGTTTGCTCTGCCGTTTTAGAGAGGGATTCAATCCTTTCAATTGAAAAAACCTCTTTAGCTAATTCCCCCAAAATTGCCGCCTGATAACCGGAACCGGTCCCAATCTCTAAAATTCTTTCATTTCCAGTCAGGTTTAATGTTTGTGTCATGAGAGCAACGATGAATGGCTGGGATATGGTTTGATTTTCTCCTATAGGAATTGGATGGTCGTCATAGGCGGAATTTCTTAATGCAACAGGCAGAAATTTTTGCCGTTCTACTTTTAAAAAAGCATCTAAAACCCGTTTATCGCTTATGCCTCTTGGAATAAGCTGGTCAGCGACCATGCGTTTTCTTAAAGCTTCGTATTCCATATTTCGTTAAGGATAAGTTTTATAAACCGAATAGTATCTACAAGAGGATTAATTTGGCTTTTTTGTCCGCTGTAAATACTCTTAATGGGAACGGACGTGACTTTAAATCCCATCCGGGCAGCCTTAATGAGAATCTCTGATTCGGTTTCATATTTGGAAGTTTTTAAAGCAACTCGTTTCAAGACGCCAATTTTAATCAGGCGAAAACCGCATTGAGTGTCAGGAATCTCTTGTCCTGAGATGCAGGATATGATCCATGACATAAATTTGTTTGTCAGAATCCTTATAAACGGCATCTTTTGCGTTTTTGACATCCGGTTTCCTATAAAAATATCGCCGTCAGAGAATTTCGCAAGGCGCAAGAAAAAAGGAATGTCTTCGGGCAGGTGCTGCCCATCACCGTCCATTGTGATTACTTCTTCAAAGTTATTTTCCAGCGCATATTTAAAGCCGCGAATTAATGAAGCTCCTTTCCCTAAATTCTTTTCATTTCTAATGACTCTAGCTCCGGAATTTTGCGCTATCCTTGCAGTATTATCAGTTGAGCCGTCATCAACTATGACAACGCTTAGGTTTTGGGCAAGGATTTTTTTAACAAGCGCGGGAACCGTCTTTGATTCGTTAAAAGTAGGGATAATTACGCAAACTTTCATCGGCCTTCGTGGTTAATAGCCCAGAATGGGCGGAAAACATACCATTGTTCCGGGTATTCTTTTATGTAGTTTTCAAAAATAATTTTATATCTTGAGATTATTTCTAAGATATCTTTAGTTTTATCTTGGGTGGCTTTATACTCAATCGGTTTTTCAATTCTTAGCGTAAATGTATCGTTAGGGTTTCTGACCATAAATCCCGGGACAATACTTGCTCCGGTTTTTAAAGCAAATGCAGCGGGGCCTTCAGGAAAATAAGTCGGTTTGCCAAAAAAATCCAAGATAACTCCTTTTTCTGCAAAATCCCTGTCCCCGACAAGGGCGACTAATTTATTTTCTTTTAAAGTATTTAGGCAGGCTCTGACTGCTTTCCCAAAAGGGATTACATTGATTTTCTTGCTTTGCCTTTGTGAATTAAAAAAATCGTTTACCTTTTTTGTTTTATGGGGAAGCGCAACAGCATAAAATGGAAATCCCGAAAGTGCAACCACCACTCCTCCTAATTCCCAATTGCCAATGTGCGCAGTTAAGACAACTATTCCCTTTTCTTTTTTAAGTTCTTCTGTAAAGTAATGTAAATTCTCAATTTTAACATTCTTTTTAATATATTCTTCGTCAATTTTTTCAAATCGGAAAAAATCTACAAGGTATTTGGCAAAGTTCCTAAAAACTCTCCTTCGCAAATAGCGGATTTCACTTTCTTTTTTTTCAGGAAAAATAGCCCTTAAATTATTCCCTACATTTATCCTGTCGGTTCGTGAAAACAAATATTTTGTATCCGCAGCCAATGATGCAACCCAATAACTGAATTTAAGAGGAAGTGTTAAAGCGACGAATTGTCCGATTCTGTAGAGTGTGTAATTAAACATCTATAAGTCAAGTAACAGCTTGGCAATATTCATACTGGAGTCAGGTTTGCTTATTTTTTCTTCAGCCTCTTGCATTAAACGAAGCTTTTCAGGATTAGAAAGCAATTCTTCAATTACAGGCCCGATATCATCCGGGTTATCTACTTCTATAGCTGCTCCTTTTTCCGTCAGGTAAGTTGTGTTATTTTCTTCTTGTCCGGGAATTGGCTCAACAATGATCATGGGCAATTTTTTGGTAAGAACTTCTGCTGTAG encodes the following:
- a CDS encoding glycosyltransferase family 2 protein, with amino-acid sequence MKVCVIIPTFNESKTVPALVKKILAQNLSVVIVDDGSTDNTARIAQNSGARVIRNEKNLGKGASLIRGFKYALENNFEEVITMDGDGQHLPEDIPFFLRLAKFSDGDIFIGNRMSKTQKMPFIRILTNKFMSWIISCISGQEIPDTQCGFRLIKIGVLKRVALKTSKYETESEILIKAARMGFKVTSVPIKSIYSGQKSQINPLVDTIRFIKLILNEIWNTKL
- a CDS encoding protein-L-isoaspartate(D-aspartate) O-methyltransferase — its product is MEYEALRKRMVADQLIPRGISDKRVLDAFLKVERQKFLPVALRNSAYDDHPIPIGENQTISQPFIVALMTQTLNLTGNERILEIGTGSGYQAAILGELAKEVFSIERIESLSKTAEQTLRELNYTNIKFKIGDGTLGWKEESPFDCIIITAASPRVPLPLTEQLKKDGGKLILPLGESFSQMLTLVERQEDGLNYTSICPCVFVPLIGKHGYKA
- a CDS encoding lysophospholipid acyltransferase family protein; this translates as MFNYTLYRIGQFVALTLPLKFSYWVASLAADTKYLFSRTDRINVGNNLRAIFPEKKESEIRYLRRRVFRNFAKYLVDFFRFEKIDEEYIKKNVKIENLHYFTEELKKEKGIVVLTAHIGNWELGGVVVALSGFPFYAVALPHKTKKVNDFFNSQRQSKKINVIPFGKAVRACLNTLKENKLVALVGDRDFAEKGVILDFFGKPTYFPEGPAAFALKTGASIVPGFMVRNPNDTFTLRIEKPIEYKATQDKTKDILEIISRYKIIFENYIKEYPEQWYVFRPFWAINHEGR